The window TGAACCAGTATCACCTTCATGCAATTGATACTTAGCAATTATTTCTTGCTTTACATCTTTAACCATGTTTTTAATACCTCCAAAAATTTTGTTTAATCGCCATAAACCAGGTAATTGGATGGAGTAACCCAAAAACGTAGTTAATGGTTAAAAATTTCATACCTATGTATTTTAGCACAATTCATAATTATTGTAAATAAATTGTTTATACTATTGGAAATAGGTCTTAAATGTATTCAAATTAAACATCTATTTCCTATAAATAAATAATTTTCTAGAAATTATGGATTATATTTACTTATTCTTATATACTTAATATGTTCTATATTTTATCTCAAGGAGATGGTTTATATTAATAATAATTCTGCTCTATTGAAAAAAATTGCCGATAATGTTGAAAATGTTATTGTAGGAAAGAGAAATGCTGTTGAATTAGCAATAATTTCACTTATTAGTAATGGGCATGTTCTTTTAGAGGATGTTCCCGGTGTAGGTAAAACAAGCCTTGTTTCATCTCTCGCCAAATCTATTTCAGCATCATTTAAAAGAATTCAGTTTACCCCTGATGTTCTTCCTTCTGATATAACAGGCTTTTCAATATTTAATCAAAAAACAGGAGAATTTGAATTCAGGCCCGGAACTGCTATGTGTCAGATTCTTCTTGCCGATGAAATTAACAGAACCTCTCCCAAAACTCAGTCCAGTTTGTTGGAGATAATGGAAGAGCACCAAGTCACTGTTGACGGCTCTACATATAAACTTCCAAAACCGTTTATGGTTCTGGCAACCCAAAATCCCATTGAGTATATTGGTACATATCCTCTTCCTGAGGCACAGATGGACAGGTTTTTTATAAAAATATCCCTTGGCTACCCTCAGCAAGGTGAAGAAGTTTACATCTTATCAAGATTTTTGGAAGATAATCCATTGGATACTCTTGAAGCTGTTGCAACCAGCGACGATATTCTGCAAATTCAGAAAGATGTAAAACAGGTTTACATAGATAAAACCTTAAAAAATTATGTCGTTGATATTGTCAGTATGACAAGGAAGCATCAGTATATTGCACTTGGTGCAAGTCCGAGAGGTTCAATTGCAGTATGTCGTGCAGCACAGGCATGGGCATATTTCAACGGCAGAGATTTTGTTATCCCGGAGGATATAAAAAAGATGCTTTTGCCTACCCTTTCACACAGGCTTGTTTTAAAGCAGGAAGCCAAACTCAAAAAAATGTCTTCCTCAGATATACTAACTTCAATAATTGACAAGGTATACATACCTATGGTAGATAACTATGAGAAAAAGTAGAATTGCATATGTATTTTTATTAATAGTATCAATTATATTTTTATATAATTTCGGCGGCTTTGTATCCTTCTTCTTTT of the Ruminiclostridium papyrosolvens DSM 2782 genome contains:
- a CDS encoding AAA family ATPase — encoded protein: MVYINNNSALLKKIADNVENVIVGKRNAVELAIISLISNGHVLLEDVPGVGKTSLVSSLAKSISASFKRIQFTPDVLPSDITGFSIFNQKTGEFEFRPGTAMCQILLADEINRTSPKTQSSLLEIMEEHQVTVDGSTYKLPKPFMVLATQNPIEYIGTYPLPEAQMDRFFIKISLGYPQQGEEVYILSRFLEDNPLDTLEAVATSDDILQIQKDVKQVYIDKTLKNYVVDIVSMTRKHQYIALGASPRGSIAVCRAAQAWAYFNGRDFVIPEDIKKMLLPTLSHRLVLKQEAKLKKMSSSDILTSIIDKVYIPMVDNYEKK